The following nucleotide sequence is from Pseudomonas sessilinigenes.
TTGTCTTTCGAAGCTGCGCGGCCATACAGTTCCTGGCCGTCACGATAGGCCCCGAAGCCCCCGGGTTTGTCACCGATCACCAGCAGCAGCGGTTGGGTCAACAGCACCTCGGCCAGGTGGAAGGCGTCCCAATCCACCGCTGCCGCGCGACGGGAGAGCAGGAAGCTGGTCGGCCCCTGCTCGGCCTGGCCCCGTGCAGTCTTGTAGTAATCGGTGGCTTCGAGGACATCGATGTCGTTGATTCCGGCTTGCTTGGCCGCCTCCACCGACGGCGGCAGCACATCGTCCACCCGCCCTTGGCCACCTCGGGCCTCGGCGGTGCGCTGCGCCGCGATGGCTTCCAGCGTAGCGATTGGATCGTAGCCCCCAAAACCCTCACGGCTCAGGCGCCCGAAATTGACCCCGGTGATGCTCGCCACGGCCTTGATCCGCCGTTCGGACTTGATCGCGCTGATGGCATAGCCGCCGCCACCGCAGATGCCCAGCACGCCGATCCGATCGGCATCGACATAGGGCAGCGTCACCAGGTAATCGACCACCTGGCGAAAGTCTTCCACGCGCTGTCCCGGGTCCTCGACCAAACGCGGTTCGCCACCGCTGGCGCCCTGGTAGCTGGCGTCGAACGCGATCACCACGAACCCCGCCTTGGCCAGGGCCGCGCCATACACATTGCCGGAGGTCTGCTCCTTGCAACTGCCGATGGGGTGCGCGCTGATGATGGCCGGGTATCGCTTGTTGCTGTCGAACTGGGGTGGGAAGTGCAGGTCCGCGGCGATGTGCCAGGCCATGCCTGGGTTGCGGAACTGGACGGTTTCAATCGTGTGGCTCATGACCGGATCCTTGAATTGATGATGACAATCGGGGTTATGCCTGCATCGGCATCTGCCGCGTGCCATGCAGGTTAGGCCTTGAGCAGCCTATTGATAATCCTTCAGAATCAGCATTCAGTCATAAGCAGATTTGATAAATGCAAGGACATCGACTTCGGGACCTGGAGGCTTTCCTCGCAGTAGCGGAAGAAGCCAGCTTCACCCGCGCAGCTGCGCGGCTGGGCATTTCGCAATCGGCCCTGAGCCAGGTCATCCGCGGGCTGGAGGAAAGCCTCGGCTTGCCACTGTTCGCCCGCACCACCCGCAGCGTCTCGGTAACGCCGGCCGGCGAGCGCTTGCTGCTGCTCATCGGACCGGCGGTGGGCCAGATCCATGCGGGGCTGGAGAAAGTCACCGAGCTGCGGGACAAGCCCTCGGGCACCATCCGCATCAGTGCCGATGAATACGCCGTGCACAGCGTGCTGCAACCAGCGCTCAGGCACTTCCTGCCGCAATACCCGGACATCAACGTCGAACTCACCGTCGACTATGGCCTGACCGATATCATCAGTGGTCGCTACGATGCCGGTGTACGCCGGGGCGGGCTGGTGGCCAAGGACATGATTGCAGTGAACATCAGTGCACCACACCCGATGAGCGTGGTGGGCTCGCCCGCCTACCTGGCGCAGCGCCAAGCGCCGCAGCAGCCGCGAGACCTGACCGAACACGCCTGCATCAATCTACGCCTGCCCACCCATGGCGAGCACTTTGCCTGGGTGTTCGCCAAGGCGGGCCATGAGCAACGGGTCCGGGTCGAGGGCCAGTTCATCAGCAACAGCATCGCCTCGGCGCGCGAGGCGGCCTTGCACGGCCTCGGCCTGGCGTACCTGCCCCAGGCCTACGTCAGTGATGCCCTGGAGAGCGGGCAGCTCGTCGAAGTGCTGGCACAATGGCGCAAGACATTCGAACCCTACTACCTGTACTACCCCAGCCGGCGCCACCCTTCGGCAGCCTTTACCCTGCTGCTCGAGGCATTGCGCCATAAACCACAGGCCGCCACGTTATCTACCTGAGGTGTGCTGAATGGCTCCCGGTGGCTGACCATTGATGCGCTTGAGGACCTTGCTGTGCCCCCAGCTCGGCCACGGTCCATTCCCGACCTGGCTGGAGATGCAACGCCAGGTGCGGGCCACGCAAGGCGCCCGTGGGCATGCTGACCTGGGTCTTCCAGGGGCTCACACTGGCGCGCATGGCGCCACGCAAGATGCGCCCACACGGCACCGGAGTGGACGGGCTCCAGCGCCCGGGAATCGCCATCGGCCTGTGCGGCTGCATGCTTGTCCAAATCAGCCAAGTTGCCGCGACATGGCGCGGCCACAGGCCCGCTACTGCAAAGTTGAACGAACGGAAACTGATCAGGAGCGGGTTTGCCCATGCACCGCCCGCAGGAAATCGGCCGCCAGGTGGTGCGCCCATGAACGCGCCGTAAAGCCTGCGAGATAAGCACAGTGGCTGCCTCTGCGGGTAACGGCCAACAACGTCCTGGGCATGCGTGACAGGGCGTTCTGGTGATCGCGCACGTTGCCCAGGACGCAGACCGGATCATCCTCGGCATTGAGCACCAGCAGCGGGATGGTCACGGTCTCCATCACCAGCATCGGGTTGCAAGCCTCGAGAAAGGCTTGCTGGGTGGGGTAACCCGCGCACTCGTACAGGTGCCGGTGGAATTCATCCAGGCTCTGCGCGCCCTCCAGGGCTGCCAGGCTGGGCAAGTGCGCCAGTGCCTGGCGATTGGGGGACACGAACTGGCGCACCAGTTTCCTGGCCATCAAACGGGTATAGGGCGCACGTGCACGGCCAAAGGCGACGCGGATGTCGTAGCCCGGGCAATAGGCAAAGGCACCCCGCAGCGGCGTATCGGCGCCCTGCTCGCCCAGGTAGCGAATCAGCAAGCCGGTGCCGGCGGAAATGCCGGCGGCGTAAAGCGCCGATTGCGGGTAGCGCTCGGCGATCAACTGCAGTTGTTCGCGCAGATCGGCGGTATCGCCCATGGTGTTGAAACGCGGGCTGGTCAGCGGCAACTGGCCGTGGCCGCGCCGCTCGCACAGCACCACGCGCCAGCCAGTGAGCCGCTGAAGATCACGGACGAAGCCACGCATGCTATGTGGCGAGCCGGTGATGGTATGCAACACCACCAAGGTCGGGACCTGCTCCGACAAATCGCTGCCAAGCCAATGCAGTGCGGTAGTGCCGCCATCGGCCATGCGCAAGGTATCGACATGGTCGTAGCTCAGGCGCGCAGCCAGGACCTTCTTCAACCCCAGCCCGAGCAGCTGCAGGTGGCCGTTGAACAACCAGGGCGTGGCCCAGAAGCGTCGGGTCAAGCGCGGTACTCGGGCAATCAGCGCTTGGTTCTGCGGGTTGGGCTGATAGATCAACTGTGGCCTGCGTGCGGCCGTGAACAGATAGTACGCACCCAGCACTACCGCCAGCACGGCACAGGCGCTGATCCAAATCGACATCCAGAGTCCCTCGATCAAAATGTGCAACACGGGTTCAGGTCGCTACGCTGGCCAAGACCCGGCCCCACGTCAATACCTGGCTTCAGCCCTGGGGCCGATTGCGCACCACCTCTTGCTCCAGTTGCTGGAGCAAGCGCTGCAGGCGAGGCTCGCGCGCAACATGCCAATCCGTGAACACATTGAAGATACCGCGCATGACCGAGATGGGCGCCCAGCGAAAAGGCGCGGTGATGCGCGGCTGGCGCTTGCGCAAGCCCCGCACCACGCCACGACCGATCACTTCCGGTCCCACCGGCTGGTTCAAGAACGGCGGAACCCCGATTTCGTTCATCTTGGTGGCGATGGCGTTGCCACCGAAGGCAACCTTGGCGATGGCCGTATTCACCCACCCCGGATAAAGCACGCTGGCAGTGGCGCCGGTACTGCCCAGCTCGGCGCGCAGCGAGCGGGTCATCGACTCCACCGCGGCCTTGGACAAGGCGTAGGGCGCATTGGCCATGCCATTGAGGTAGGCGTAGGTAGACGAAGTGACCAGGATCTGCCCACGGTTGCGCACGACTTCCGGCAAGGCCGCACGCACCGTATGCCACACGCCGAACAGGTCCACTTCGACGATGCTCCGGAACTCGTCCTCATCGCAGGTACGCAAGGTCGCCGGCGTGCCCTTCCAGGAAATGCCGGCATTGGCGAAGGCCACGTCCAGATGGCCAAAGCGTTCCACTGCCAGGTGCACCACCTGCCTGGACGCCGCGCTGTCGGTCACGTCCAACTCCAGTGCCAGCACCCGTTGGGCATCGAACTCCTGGGCCAATTGGTCCACCGCCTCCTGCCGGGTATCGGTCAGCACCAGGTTGGCGCCGTGCACATACAGCTCCCGGGCGGTGGCGGAGCCGATGCCGCCGGCCGCACCGGTGATCAGGACAACTTTGCCGTGAAGGTCGTAGTTCATGCTGTCTGTCTCTTGTTGTTGGGTCGGGAAATGGCCGCACCGCCTTATTTACGCCGCCATCGAGCTCATGGCCCACGGGACAGCGCCGGCCGGCGATGCTCAGGGGGCCTTGCGGGTGTTCGTGAGTCGTACCGCCTCAGCCACCTTGCTGGGCTCGAAGCCGATCCGCTCGATCAAGCGCCGCAGCAGACCGCATGCTTTGGCCACCATGCCGTTGCTGCTCGGCACCGTGACCAGGTCGCGCCGACGCTCGATGCAGTCGACGAGAGAGGCAACCACCTGGTCCAACGCCACGAACTTCCAGATACCCCGGTGGTTGTTCCACACCAGGGCGCTGCACGGATGGTCGATGACCGCCTCCATCATCGGCGTCTGGAAGAACGTTGGATGGAAGCTCCCCACCCCGACGCCCTGGGGCTTGAGTTCCAGGCGAATGCTGTCGCACAGGGCCCAGACCCCAGCCTTGCTGGCGGTGTAGTGCGCGTTCAGGGGCGAATGCACGAACGCCGCCATCGAGGAGATGGCCAGCAGGTAACCCTGGCGCGCCTTGACATACGGCAGAGCGGCACGAAAGGTGCGCCAGACGCCACTGAGGTTGATATCGACAACCCGGTCAAAGGCGGCGGGCTCCATGGACTCCAGCGATTCGGGAGAGCCGATGCCCGCCCCGGCGATCACCACATCGATGCCGCCAAAATGCCCTGCCGCGTCCTTGAGCGCCGCCTCCAGGCTCTGCAGCGATCGCACATCGGCCACCCACGCAGCAGCAACACCAGGACCGCCCAGCTCGACTGCCAGGGCATTGAGGCTGTCGCGGTCCAGGTCCAACAGGACCAGCTTGGCCCCCTTCCCGCGCAGCGCGACGGCAGCGGCCCTGCCAAGGCCGCCTGTGGCGCCGGTGATGGCGATGACGCGATCGCTGAGTACGTAGTGGGTCATGGTTGCTTTCCTAGCGAGTCTTGGATGCAGGGAGTGCACAGGCCGCGTTATCCGCGGGAGCGCCGCTCAGGCTCATTCTTCTTTTGCGCCACCGGGACCGTGCGAAGGAGGAAGTCGACCTGGTCGGCCACCACTTCCTCGAACGGCTTGCCGACGTAGATCGCGAAGTGGCCGTAGGGATAACGCTTGATCTCGTGATGCGGAGCGCGCCCGGCGTGTCGCAGGGTCGCTTTGGCCGGAGCCACGCTATCGGGGTCGCAAACGCTGAACAGCACGGGCACTTGAATCCCGGGAGTCCGGCGCCCGGGGTAGTAGCGGATGATGTCCAGGGCGAAGCGTGCGGCGATTTCGTTGCGATTGCTGGCACCGGGTGCGATCAGCCCGTGGTACCCGCCCCAGCTATCGGGCGAAGTCATGAACGCCGTTTCACCCGGCTGGCCGGCGAGCGCGGCCATGACCGGCTTGGCACCGAGCATCGCGCCGAGGCGGTCCAGCACCGCCAGCGCGGTGAGCTTGATAGACACCAGTGGCTGGGTGACGAGACTGGAGGCCAGGCCATCGGTGAAGGGGCACTGGGAAATCACCGCGGCCACCTGCGGATCCTCGGCGGCGATCGTCAGTACGTGCCCGCCGCCAAAGGAGGTGCCCCAGATCGCCACACGTTCCGGGTCCACCTGCGCAAGGCTTCGGGCATGGGCAAGCGCTGCATGCCAATCCTCCAGCTGGCGCTTGATGTCCAGCAATTGACGGGGTTCGCCATCGCTGTCGCCAAAGTGGCGGTAATCAAAGGCCAGGCAGGCGTACCCGGCCGCCACGAAACGTTGGGCAAAGGCCGGAATACGCATTCCCCGGGTGCCGCCCAGCCCGTGGGCCATCACCACCACAGGAAACGGCCCGGCACCTGCCGGCTGATAGAAGTCGGCTACACAGCGAGTGGCATTGGAGTAAAAGTGCAGCGTTGTCGAGACCGGGAATTCACTGATATCGCTCATGGTTCGCTTCCGTTGGAATAGCTGGCGTGATTGCATTGTTGGCAAGGTAAGCCGGCCCTGCTTGACGCTATCCGCCGGGCCGCTTATCAGTTCACGCCAACAACACAGTGGGCTGCAAAGCAGCAGGCACGTGGGGTTTAGCCTGCCT
It contains:
- a CDS encoding alpha/beta hydrolase; protein product: MSHTIETVQFRNPGMAWHIAADLHFPPQFDSNKRYPAIISAHPIGSCKEQTSGNVYGAALAKAGFVVIAFDASYQGASGGEPRLVEDPGQRVEDFRQVVDYLVTLPYVDADRIGVLGICGGGGYAISAIKSERRIKAVASITGVNFGRLSREGFGGYDPIATLEAIAAQRTAEARGGQGRVDDVLPPSVEAAKQAGINDIDVLEATDYYKTARGQAEQGPTSFLLSRRAAAVDWDAFHLAEVLLTQPLLLVIGDKPGGFGAYRDGQELYGRAASKDKELLVLPNTSHYELYDQPEATGKALERLVPFFKKHLG
- a CDS encoding LysR family transcriptional regulator, whose protein sequence is MQGHRLRDLEAFLAVAEEASFTRAAARLGISQSALSQVIRGLEESLGLPLFARTTRSVSVTPAGERLLLLIGPAVGQIHAGLEKVTELRDKPSGTIRISADEYAVHSVLQPALRHFLPQYPDINVELTVDYGLTDIISGRYDAGVRRGGLVAKDMIAVNISAPHPMSVVGSPAYLAQRQAPQQPRDLTEHACINLRLPTHGEHFAWVFAKAGHEQRVRVEGQFISNSIASAREAALHGLGLAYLPQAYVSDALESGQLVEVLAQWRKTFEPYYLYYPSRRHPSAAFTLLLEALRHKPQAATLST
- a CDS encoding YheT family hydrolase encodes the protein MSIWISACAVLAVVLGAYYLFTAARRPQLIYQPNPQNQALIARVPRLTRRFWATPWLFNGHLQLLGLGLKKVLAARLSYDHVDTLRMADGGTTALHWLGSDLSEQVPTLVVLHTITGSPHSMRGFVRDLQRLTGWRVVLCERRGHGQLPLTSPRFNTMGDTADLREQLQLIAERYPQSALYAAGISAGTGLLIRYLGEQGADTPLRGAFAYCPGYDIRVAFGRARAPYTRLMARKLVRQFVSPNRQALAHLPSLAALEGAQSLDEFHRHLYECAGYPTQQAFLEACNPMLVMETVTIPLLVLNAEDDPVCVLGNVRDHQNALSRMPRTLLAVTRRGSHCAYLAGFTARSWAHHLAADFLRAVHGQTRS
- a CDS encoding SDR family NAD(P)-dependent oxidoreductase, which encodes MNYDLHGKVVLITGAAGGIGSATARELYVHGANLVLTDTRQEAVDQLAQEFDAQRVLALELDVTDSAASRQVVHLAVERFGHLDVAFANAGISWKGTPATLRTCDEDEFRSIVEVDLFGVWHTVRAALPEVVRNRGQILVTSSTYAYLNGMANAPYALSKAAVESMTRSLRAELGSTGATASVLYPGWVNTAIAKVAFGGNAIATKMNEIGVPPFLNQPVGPEVIGRGVVRGLRKRQPRITAPFRWAPISVMRGIFNVFTDWHVAREPRLQRLLQQLEQEVVRNRPQG
- a CDS encoding SDR family NAD(P)-dependent oxidoreductase, producing the protein MTHYVLSDRVIAITGATGGLGRAAAVALRGKGAKLVLLDLDRDSLNALAVELGGPGVAAAWVADVRSLQSLEAALKDAAGHFGGIDVVIAGAGIGSPESLESMEPAAFDRVVDINLSGVWRTFRAALPYVKARQGYLLAISSMAAFVHSPLNAHYTASKAGVWALCDSIRLELKPQGVGVGSFHPTFFQTPMMEAVIDHPCSALVWNNHRGIWKFVALDQVVASLVDCIERRRDLVTVPSSNGMVAKACGLLRRLIERIGFEPSKVAEAVRLTNTRKAP
- a CDS encoding alpha/beta hydrolase, with product MSDISEFPVSTTLHFYSNATRCVADFYQPAGAGPFPVVVMAHGLGGTRGMRIPAFAQRFVAAGYACLAFDYRHFGDSDGEPRQLLDIKRQLEDWHAALAHARSLAQVDPERVAIWGTSFGGGHVLTIAAEDPQVAAVISQCPFTDGLASSLVTQPLVSIKLTALAVLDRLGAMLGAKPVMAALAGQPGETAFMTSPDSWGGYHGLIAPGASNRNEIAARFALDIIRYYPGRRTPGIQVPVLFSVCDPDSVAPAKATLRHAGRAPHHEIKRYPYGHFAIYVGKPFEEVVADQVDFLLRTVPVAQKKNEPERRSRG